The genomic window CCCATGGGTTATCGTCACCAATGGCAAGCAGTGGCGGCTCTACTCTGCCAAGGCTCACTCCCGCGCCACCAACTACTACGAAGTGGATTTAGAAGAAGCGGTGACGGCATCGATTGCGAACGGGAGCGATTCTGCCGAGGCGTTCCGGTACTTCTGGCTCTTCTTCCGCCAACAAGCCTTTGAGCCTGCGCCGGTTGCACGCGGGGGTGCAACACAAACGCTCTCCTTCCTAGATTTGGTGCTGGCCGAGAGTGAAGACTACGCAAAGGAGCTGGGTGAGCGGCTAAAGGAGCGGGTGTTCACCCAGACATTTCCGCACCTCGTTGAGGGCTTCATTACGTCCATCCACCAGCGCGACGGTCGGCACACCGCAATCTCACAAAAGCGCTTAGATGAAATCTATCAGGGCACCCTGACCCTTTTGTATCGTCTGCTTTTCCTCCTATACGCAGAAGCTAGAGACCTGTTGCCCGTTAGGGAGGTGCGAGGCTACTGGGCGGCCAGCCTCGCGAGGCTCAAGCGCGAGATCGCCGACGCCGTGGGGCCGATCGCGGATGAGGCCGACGGCCGGCTACGGAAACGCTTCAGCCAAACCGACTACGAGCTCTATGATCGACTCGGACGGCTCTTTGAGGTCATCGACCAAGGTGACCCCGATCTCAATGTACCGACCTACGATGGTGGGCTGTTCATCTCCCTACCGGATGCCAAGGACGACTCCCCTGAAGGCGCGAACGCCCGCTTCCTTCGCTCACACAAGGTTCCCAACTACCACTTAGCCCGCGCACTCGACCTGCTAGCCCGCGACGAAGACCCGAAGCGTCATGACCTGGTGGCCATTGACTACAAGTCACTAGGCGTACGGCACCTGGGTTCGATTTACGAAGGATTGTTGGAATTCAGGGTGCGAATCGCCGACCGCACACTGGCCATTGTCAAGGAGAAGGGCCGTGAGGTCTATGTTTCCTTGGCGGGCCTATCGAAGTCGCAGGGAGAGCGAGCCGAACACCATGGCCGGGTGATCAACAAGGGTCAAGCCTATCTCGAGAACGATCGCCGCGAGCGCAAAGCTACTGGGTCGTATTACACTCCCGATTACATCGTGAACTACATCGTTCAGCACACTGTTGGCCCTGTGCTCCGTGAGAAGTTTGAGGCGTTGCGATCGAAGCTGCGGGACGCCCAACGTCGGCGACAAGAGTTTTTCAAACGGCAAGATGGCTCTCGCAAAGCGCATGTCCGACCAGAGCCATCGGAGAAGGCCGACCTCATCGGACAGGAGTTGGTCGCCGAGATGTTTGACCTGAAGGTGCTCGATCCAGCCATGGGATCAGGGCATTTTCTGGTGGAGGCCGTGGATTTCATCACGGACAAGATTCTGGACTTCCTGAACGCCTTCCCCTGGAATCCCGTCTTCACGGAACTCCACCGCACTCGCCAGACCATCCTGAAAGAGATGGCAGAACGAGGCATTACAATCGACGAGCGGCGGCTGACCGAAGTAAACCTTCTCAAGCGTCACGTTCTTAAGCGCTGCATCTACGGCGTAGACCTCAACCCGATGGCTGTTGAACTGGCCAAAGTCTCGTTGTGGCTGGACTGTTTCACTCTAGGCGCCCCATTGTCGTTTCTCGATCACCACCTCCGCTGCGGTAATGCTCTGATCGGCGTGACTGTCGCGGAGGTCGACGAGATTCGTGCGCGCGAAGGCCAGTTGCAGCTGTCCGAGTCAAGCGACTGGCAGGGGCTGCAGCAGGCGATTCAGGGAATGATCCTAGTTGGTGGACTGCCGGACGCGACTGCCACTCAGGTTGATACTTCCCGCACTGAATATCGACGAGCGTCGAATCTCCTTACGCCATTCAAGAGGATACTTGACATCCACACTGCACGCTGGTTTGATGGCGGTGTTTTTGCGAGCAAGCGCAAGGAAAATGGGTCGGCCGTTCTCGACGAGATTCTGAAGAGTGGTGACCTCTTCAATTGGGCGAGCGGTCGCGCTGCGTATATGTTCGACACTGAGCAGTATCAACTGATATTGAGAACCACCGAGAGGATCTCGCACGAGAGGCGCTTCTTCCACTGGGAACTAGAGTTCCCCGAAGTATTCTACGGTTCGCGCCTTGGGAAGGCGCAGACCTTCGAACGTTTGAAAGGCGCAGGGTTCGACGCCGTGATTGGGAACCCGCCATACATTAATGTAAAGCGGGGGATGGAGGACGCTCTCAAACGTTACCTTGAACATCGATATGCGCTGGCCATTGGACAGTGGGATCAAGGCGCACTCTTCTACGAACTCGCTCTCGGGAGTGTACACTGGCCAAGCATCGCAAGCATTCATGCAAGCGTCGGGCTCATTGTCCCCAAGCCATTTTTTCTATCTGAAAGCTATCAAGCGTTGAGAGCGCTTCTGATGGCCGCGGGCAGTATTCTCTACGGACCGTGTGGGGAGTGCTTCGCCGATTCCGGAGTGGAGGCGAGCATATGCATAGTCGACAGACGTTCTCGGGGGACTCTGTGCATCGTCGATGGTCGGCAACCCCCGAGCTTCCTGAAGAGGACGGACGTTCCCATTGCCGTGATGAGTCGGGTCCCCTTTGCCATTTTCACGTACATGCTTCCAGAACGAGCTTTCTTCGCACTCTACGCCGGCGCGAAGCATGAGAAACTGGTTCCATTGAGCGAGCTGGTAGAGTGGACTAGGGGCGTCGAAGCAGGTAAGGGAGACCTCGCGGTATCGAGAACAAAGGCTCCGGGGACCCACCCTTTAATAGTTGGCGAGGCCATGACGGCTTTCGCCGCCCCTCCTACCGCCTGGATTAGAGTCGATCTACATGATGAGAAGAAGTTTAAGCTCCCGACGCTGTATCGTGCCGTCCCGAAACTCCTCGTGCGTCGAGTGGCCCAGACTCTGATCGCTGCAGTCGACGAGACTGGAGCGTACGTCCTTAACACCATCTACATTGCTCGGGCGAAGGGAGAATTAGATCCGTACGCCGCCGCAGCGCTGTTAAATTCTGCGTTAGCAAGGGGCATCCTACGGGCGACGTTTAACATGGATGACACGCTTTTCCCCTACATTCGCGTTTCGCAGTTGGATCGTCTTCTCGTCCCGCTGCTTGCAATGAATGACGCTA from bacterium includes these protein-coding regions:
- a CDS encoding TaqI-like C-terminal specificity domain-containing protein gives rise to the protein MNADVQERLGEPNLGVATLIGDLTVSPRDLQQLGTADAVAAFFARLGYQTNARTPQPPANLGITAEGTVRSLRRVELIADNEGLQVYLFEVSSVTLSLTRALARTFRNRAGNYLLVLTSDYEQIDFVLLERYLSSMSHDALGIGTPHAGIRPRVLTVERRNPSRASLRALRRFVFAGSDGYGQYERLRAAYDVADWSEDFFNNRGLFSDYYLLERLRENPAWVEDPKPAFLRLREVFRSASDVSGQPEEPLRRLIVEPTLEILGFRFRAGERAGGEGVEPDYLLSTHAGLDTTMAACLAYSWGRSLDGKDEHHDRESPEENPGAIVVSLLENGKVPWVIVTNGKQWRLYSAKAHSRATNYYEVDLEEAVTASIANGSDSAEAFRYFWLFFRQQAFEPAPVARGGATQTLSFLDLVLAESEDYAKELGERLKERVFTQTFPHLVEGFITSIHQRDGRHTAISQKRLDEIYQGTLTLLYRLLFLLYAEARDLLPVREVRGYWAASLARLKREIADAVGPIADEADGRLRKRFSQTDYELYDRLGRLFEVIDQGDPDLNVPTYDGGLFISLPDAKDDSPEGANARFLRSHKVPNYHLARALDLLARDEDPKRHDLVAIDYKSLGVRHLGSIYEGLLEFRVRIADRTLAIVKEKGREVYVSLAGLSKSQGERAEHHGRVINKGQAYLENDRRERKATGSYYTPDYIVNYIVQHTVGPVLREKFEALRSKLRDAQRRRQEFFKRQDGSRKAHVRPEPSEKADLIGQELVAEMFDLKVLDPAMGSGHFLVEAVDFITDKILDFLNAFPWNPVFTELHRTRQTILKEMAERGITIDERRLTEVNLLKRHVLKRCIYGVDLNPMAVELAKVSLWLDCFTLGAPLSFLDHHLRCGNALIGVTVAEVDEIRAREGQLQLSESSDWQGLQQAIQGMILVGGLPDATATQVDTSRTEYRRASNLLTPFKRILDIHTARWFDGGVFASKRKENGSAVLDEILKSGDLFNWASGRAAYMFDTEQYQLILRTTERISHERRFFHWELEFPEVFYGSRLGKAQTFERLKGAGFDAVIGNPPYINVKRGMEDALKRYLEHRYALAIGQWDQGALFYELALGSVHWPSIASIHASVGLIVPKPFFLSESYQALRALLMAAGSILYGPCGECFADSGVEASICIVDRRSRGTLCIVDGRQPPSFLKRTDVPIAVMSRVPFAIFTYMLPERAFFALYAGAKHEKLVPLSELVEWTRGVEAGKGDLAVSRTKAPGTHPLIVGEAMTAFAAPPTAWIRVDLHDEKKFKLPTLYRAVPKLLVRRVAQTLIAAVDETGAYVLNTIYIARAKGELDPYAAAALLNSALARGILRATFNMDDTLFPYIRVSQLDRLLVPLLAMNDATLARLGRLLSSQPEEAKRDVRIMELETRVRELYGLEPDLADAICAVGATTVAPDVEGQQ